In one Diceros bicornis minor isolate mBicDic1 chromosome 2, mDicBic1.mat.cur, whole genome shotgun sequence genomic region, the following are encoded:
- the C2H3orf33 gene encoding protein C3orf33 homolog isoform X3, translating to MAARPAASSSAPGRAGAAPNAVARVSQWADDHLRLVRSVGTVMAVAGVVVLLRSVRLTSKFTSSSEIPVEFIRRNVKLRGRLRRITENGLEIEHIPITLPIISSWRKEPCGVLLVKLAGVELTETGKVWLQKELKPSQLLWFQLLGKENSALFCYLLVNKISYCESE from the exons ATGGCGGCGCGGCCCGCGGCCTCCTCCTCAGCGCCCGGCAGGGCCGGAGCGGCGCCCAACGCGGTGGCACGCGTCTCGCAGTGGGCGGACGACCACCTGCGCCTGGTCCGG AGCGTCGGCACCGTGATGGCCGTGGCCGGGGTGGTGGTACTTCTCAGAAGCGTGCGCCTG ACGTCAAAATTTACAAGTTCTTCAGAAATTCCAGTGGAATTTATAAGAAGGAATGTTAAACTACGTGGACGATTACGCCGAATAACTGAGAATGGTTTAGAAATCGAACATATTCCCATTACTTTACCTATTATATCGTCATGGAGAA AAGAGCCGTGTGGTGTTTTGCTGGTTAAGCTGGCCGGAGTAGAACTCACTGAAACTGGGAAGGTGTGGTTACAGAAAGAGCTAAAACCTTCCCAACTTCTATGGTTCCAACTTCTTGGAAAGGAGAATTCAGCACTCTTTTGCTACCTTTTGGTGAATAAG